A region of Subdoligranulum variabile DNA encodes the following proteins:
- a CDS encoding tyrosine-type recombinase/integrase: protein MAKTRKDLRGRALRKGEMQRSSDKRYSYCYTDPLGRRKYIYANDLVTLREKEAELTKNQLDGLDIYIAGKATVNFVFDRYMKLKANLRQTTRSNYLYMYDRFVRNTFGNKKIADIRFSDVLQFYNCLLQQQEMQINTLESIHTLLRPTFQLAVRDGIIRNNPTDGVLAEVKKNSDQHSGIRHALTVAQQRAFMEHVANHPVYFHWWPLFTILLGTGCRIGEALGLRWEDIDCENRMIHINHSLVYYPVGESRTSVQHISKPKTKAGERTIPMLDSVQDAFEMLREEQLENGWNDVEIDGMHGFIFCNRFGNVPNPQSVNRAIKRIVSDYNATEEISAKREHREAILLPDFSAHHLRHTFCTRLCEQETNLKVIQSVMGHKDIKTTMDVYAEATEEKKQESFERLAATWNVF, encoded by the coding sequence ATGGCAAAGACAAGAAAAGATCTGCGGGGCAGGGCCCTGCGAAAAGGAGAGATGCAGAGAAGTTCCGACAAGCGGTATTCCTACTGCTATACAGATCCGCTTGGACGGCGCAAGTACATCTATGCAAACGACCTTGTGACACTCAGAGAAAAGGAAGCGGAGTTAACCAAGAACCAGTTGGACGGTCTGGATATTTATATTGCCGGAAAAGCAACGGTGAACTTCGTATTTGACCGGTATATGAAGCTTAAGGCCAATCTCAGGCAGACAACTCGAAGCAACTATCTGTATATGTATGACCGCTTTGTCCGAAACACCTTCGGTAACAAGAAGATCGCGGATATACGTTTCTCGGATGTGCTTCAGTTTTATAACTGCCTGCTGCAACAGCAAGAGATGCAGATCAACACACTGGAAAGCATCCATACGCTTTTGCGTCCGACGTTTCAGCTGGCGGTTCGTGATGGCATCATCCGGAACAATCCCACAGATGGGGTACTGGCAGAGGTTAAGAAAAATTCTGACCAGCATAGCGGAATACGCCACGCTTTGACGGTGGCCCAGCAGCGGGCCTTTATGGAACATGTCGCCAACCATCCGGTGTACTTCCACTGGTGGCCGTTGTTCACCATATTGCTGGGTACAGGATGCCGGATCGGGGAAGCGCTGGGCCTCCGTTGGGAAGATATTGACTGTGAAAATCGAATGATCCATATCAACCATAGCCTGGTCTACTATCCGGTAGGGGAGAGCCGCACCTCTGTCCAGCATATCTCAAAGCCGAAAACAAAAGCCGGTGAGCGCACAATTCCAATGCTTGACTCTGTGCAGGATGCGTTTGAAATGTTGCGGGAAGAACAGCTAGAGAACGGTTGGAACGATGTGGAGATCGACGGAATGCACGGGTTCATCTTTTGCAACCGCTTCGGGAATGTTCCCAATCCTCAGTCTGTCAACCGGGCTATTAAAAGGATTGTTTCCGATTATAATGCCACAGAGGAAATCAGCGCGAAAAGGGAGCACCGGGAAGCCATTCTTCTGCCGGATTTTTCTGCGCACCATCTTCGGCATACCTTTTGCACAAGGCTTTGCGAACAGGAGACCAACCTGAAGGTCATCCAATCGGTCATGGGACATAAGGACATCAAAACTACCATGGATGTGTATGCCGAGGCGACCGAGGAGAAAAAACAGGAATCGTTTGAACGATTGGCTGCTACATGGAATGTATTTTGA
- a CDS encoding DUF6462 family protein — protein sequence MGYARKDVEKAKKASKKFVRYKEGAEKYSMGLTKFQALAKEAKAVYKIDKLALVNCEIFEDYLETFHIA from the coding sequence ATGGGATACGCACGAAAAGATGTTGAGAAAGCCAAGAAGGCTTCCAAAAAATTTGTCCGCTACAAGGAAGGGGCAGAGAAGTATAGCATGGGTTTGACAAAGTTTCAGGCTCTGGCAAAAGAAGCCAAGGCGGTTTATAAAATTGATAAGCTCGCTTTGGTGAATTGCGAGATTTTTGAGGATTATCTGGAAACCTTTCACATTGCCTGA
- a CDS encoding AAA family ATPase, translating to MNEQEILCFADIQAEEVKWLWYPYIPYGKITILQGDPGCGKTMAVLSLAALLSKGESLPFEEAVREPINILYQTSEDGIADTIKPRLESAGANCTRIKIINEEKRALTFDDPRLEQSILQENARLLILDPLSAYIGPTVSMNQANEVRGAFRSLYAMAQRTRCAVLIVAHMNKMSGINALYRTSGSIDIAGAVRSILTVTRYQRSPTQRVLVPVKSNLAAAGPALLFELSDHVEWLRQLDEDAESLLNGCDSLSEAPTKQQQVEEELPRLLEKGPIPNQEIIQHFKSKGIQDRTVNLVKGRLNIRSVRKGDKWYWQLNA from the coding sequence GTGAATGAGCAAGAGATCCTCTGTTTTGCGGATATCCAGGCAGAGGAAGTGAAATGGCTTTGGTATCCTTACATCCCATACGGGAAGATCACCATATTACAGGGCGACCCCGGATGCGGCAAGACGATGGCAGTGTTGTCATTGGCAGCGCTGCTCTCCAAAGGTGAAAGCCTTCCCTTTGAGGAAGCCGTCCGGGAGCCCATCAACATCCTGTACCAGACCTCGGAAGACGGCATTGCCGACACCATCAAGCCGAGGCTGGAAAGCGCGGGAGCCAACTGCACCCGCATCAAAATCATCAATGAAGAAAAGCGGGCGCTGACCTTCGACGATCCGCGACTGGAGCAAAGCATCCTGCAGGAGAATGCCCGGCTTCTGATCCTCGACCCTCTCTCGGCCTACATCGGCCCTACGGTGAGCATGAATCAGGCCAACGAGGTGCGGGGCGCTTTCCGCAGTCTGTACGCCATGGCCCAGCGCACCAGATGCGCCGTGCTCATTGTGGCGCACATGAACAAGATGAGCGGCATCAACGCCCTGTACCGCACCAGCGGTTCCATCGACATTGCCGGTGCTGTGCGATCCATTCTGACCGTGACACGGTACCAGCGTTCGCCCACACAGCGGGTGCTGGTGCCGGTGAAAAGCAATCTGGCCGCTGCCGGTCCGGCACTGCTGTTTGAGCTGAGCGACCATGTGGAATGGCTGCGGCAGCTGGACGAGGACGCAGAATCCCTTTTGAACGGCTGCGACAGTCTGTCGGAAGCCCCCACCAAGCAACAGCAGGTAGAGGAAGAACTGCCCCGGCTGCTGGAAAAGGGCCCTATACCCAATCAGGAGATCATCCAGCATTTCAAGAGCAAAGGCATCCAGGACCGGACGGTGAATCTGGTCAAAGGCAGGCTGAACATCCGCAGCGTCCGCAAGGGCGACAAGTGGTACTGGCAGCTGAACGCATGA
- a CDS encoding DUF6076 domain-containing protein, which yields MSTSIIFRFEGEKLLEPFLIPQSLFAPHLQGDPAAREMRRQQERTATHLRLKNIHQYREVLDKSSITEPLDSKLERGSDSSLNKETVLEWLRRWSSRIFSDKQSKAAATAASSEEEDSSPFTVEPQAKPTSMRRQRTESLQRDTILDRLLSMDLQEYIDYLRKHQKNIWMEESYPLGMLVFATLDLPWTELAQEAKALLDANRDAAMPINPDLFSTTDWRHYVAPTSSPTAPAAEVHTIADGLAHPEKTLYCQVAELYNKVQDALQDYPAMQNLLKDYCTQAACDFYHQALVKLNYMAFPQEDLDLIIENKFVKVAQRELNKAFALESAAECIERYLDSWPEPDAVLVQYEDSDDREYSAAAYTILKFLWEQLKGLSDFQPALSDLVDFTLVAADTQSDKDAMQRYGDALLLRYSGIRAGNKLYEQLHMKMLSRLSLPEESPKARKHPDITSRSYLVADNLSEAVMAEFLQMCGQHKTSRHCKQCGMLFIPFSSTAKYCDRKAPNGGQRTCKEVGAEETAKSRTVDPATALYTKIGNKLNGRLSRFVGMSDTSRKATITRWRAEVKPLVSRASEHPETFDPEAFDKELCAIFDRIRQEETVEERRKQKRSTSRRKVGEKE from the coding sequence ATGTCCACAAGTATTATCTTCCGTTTTGAGGGCGAAAAGCTGTTGGAGCCCTTTTTGATTCCCCAATCCTTATTTGCTCCTCATCTTCAAGGGGACCCGGCCGCGCGGGAAATGCGCCGCCAGCAGGAACGGACAGCCACGCATCTCCGCCTTAAGAACATTCACCAGTACCGAGAAGTGCTGGACAAATCCTCAATAACTGAGCCTCTTGATTCCAAATTGGAAAGAGGTTCTGATTCTTCACTCAATAAGGAAACCGTGCTTGAGTGGTTGCGGCGATGGAGCAGCCGAATCTTTTCCGACAAACAGTCGAAGGCAGCAGCAACTGCAGCCTCTTCGGAAGAAGAAGATTCTTCCCCTTTTACCGTAGAGCCGCAGGCTAAGCCTACTTCTATGCGCAGACAACGCACAGAGTCTCTGCAGCGGGACACGATACTGGATCGATTGCTCTCTATGGACCTGCAGGAGTATATTGATTATCTCCGTAAACATCAGAAAAACATCTGGATGGAAGAGAGCTACCCTTTGGGGATGCTTGTGTTTGCAACATTGGATCTTCCCTGGACGGAACTGGCACAGGAAGCGAAGGCTCTACTTGACGCTAACCGGGATGCAGCGATGCCCATCAATCCAGATCTGTTTTCTACCACTGATTGGCGGCATTATGTAGCGCCTACTTCTTCCCCTACGGCACCTGCAGCAGAAGTACACACAATAGCTGATGGTCTGGCTCACCCGGAGAAAACCCTCTATTGTCAGGTGGCTGAACTCTATAATAAGGTACAGGATGCTCTGCAAGATTACCCCGCTATGCAGAATCTACTGAAAGACTACTGCACCCAGGCAGCTTGCGATTTCTACCACCAGGCTTTGGTAAAGCTAAATTATATGGCTTTTCCTCAGGAAGATCTGGATCTGATTATAGAAAACAAGTTTGTAAAGGTGGCCCAGCGCGAACTGAACAAGGCATTTGCTTTGGAAAGTGCCGCTGAGTGTATCGAACGTTATCTGGATTCCTGGCCGGAACCCGATGCCGTTTTGGTACAATATGAAGATTCCGATGACAGAGAATACTCCGCTGCCGCCTATACCATTCTGAAGTTCCTGTGGGAACAGCTGAAAGGATTGTCTGATTTTCAGCCCGCCCTGTCCGATTTGGTTGATTTCACTTTGGTGGCTGCCGATACTCAGTCTGACAAAGATGCTATGCAGAGATATGGTGATGCCTTACTACTGCGATACTCTGGTATCAGAGCTGGAAACAAGCTATATGAGCAACTTCACATGAAGATGCTCAGCCGATTGTCTCTGCCGGAGGAATCCCCCAAGGCCCGGAAGCATCCCGATATTACCAGTCGCAGCTACCTTGTGGCGGATAATCTGTCCGAGGCGGTGATGGCGGAGTTCTTGCAAATGTGCGGTCAACACAAAACATCCCGTCACTGCAAGCAGTGCGGGATGTTGTTCATACCGTTCAGTTCCACGGCCAAATACTGTGACCGCAAGGCGCCCAACGGTGGTCAGCGCACCTGCAAGGAAGTTGGTGCCGAGGAGACCGCTAAAAGCCGCACAGTAGATCCTGCAACTGCTCTATACACCAAGATTGGCAACAAGCTGAACGGCAGACTCAGCCGTTTTGTGGGTATGTCCGATACCAGCCGCAAAGCTACCATCACCCGCTGGCGGGCAGAAGTAAAGCCCCTGGTATCGCGGGCATCGGAACATCCCGAAACCTTTGATCCAGAGGCTTTTGATAAAGAACTATGCGCGATTTTTGATAGAATTCGGCAAGAGGAGACGGTCGAAGAACGCCGCAAGCAAAAAAGAAGCACAAGCAGACGCAAAGTTGGAGAGAAAGAATAA
- a CDS encoding DUF2188 domain-containing protein, giving the protein MKKEYHITKRPDGNWQYKEIHNTRATGIASTQEQAFKEARVVAIHQSAEVVIHGVDGKIREKNSYGNDPFPPKG; this is encoded by the coding sequence ATGAAAAAAGAATATCACATCACAAAGCGTCCAGATGGTAACTGGCAGTACAAAGAAATCCACAACACCAGAGCAACTGGTATTGCGTCCACACAAGAGCAGGCATTTAAGGAAGCTCGTGTGGTTGCAATTCATCAGAGTGCCGAGGTGGTTATCCATGGTGTTGATGGAAAGATTCGTGAGAAAAACTCATATGGTAATGATCCATTTCCGCCAAAAGGCTGA
- a CDS encoding type I restriction endonuclease subunit R, translated as MPFTESNYENAVLQLFTQSLGYSYVYGPDIERDYHSPLYEDELLPALQVVNPTMPREALDDAVYKLKNFESGSLLQKNMVFTDYLQNGVPVKYLMKGEERSGLVYLVDYQHSENNSFTAINQWTVIENSEKRADIVLFVNGLPLVVVELKSPSREETDASAAYRQLRNYMHEIPSLFIYNQVCVMSDMTTSKAGTITSGEDRFMAWKTKDGSYENTQAAQFDTFFEGIFEKRRFLDILQNFICFNVDGANTFKVLAGYHQYFAVKKAIESTRHATVTDGKGGVFWHTQGSGKSLSMVFYAHYLQKALESPTIVVITDRNDLDNQLYGQFSRCKDFLRQTPQQAESRQNLQELLAGRQANGIIFTTMQKFEETGEPLSERRNIVVMADEAHRGQYGLTEKVITKQNEKGELEVKTSIGTARIIRDSLPNATYIGFTGTPISSKDRSTREVFGDYIDIYDMTQAVEDGATRPVYYESRVIHLKLDEKTLRLIDAEYDLMAQNADPYVIEKSKKELGQMEAILGADQTIASLVDDILDHYENYRANLLTGKAMIVAYSRPIAMKIYKRILQLRPDWTEKVGVVMTQGNNDPEEWREIIGNKSHKEELARKFKDNSSPMKIAIVVDMWLTGFDVPSLATMYVYKPMAGHNLMQAIARVNRVFRDKEGGLVVDYVGIAAALKQAMNDYTVRDKKNYGDPDVSKAAYPKFLEKLEVCRDLFHGFDYTTFMTGDDLEKARMISGGVNFLLGKSVAEHNLPDKEKTQNVYIKEALLLKQALSLCSSMVDEKIRLEAAYFEAVRTMLVRLTTGGGTGKKFTLPEVNQRINELLKHSIKSEGVINLFSDVGKEFSLFDPKFLDEISHMKEKNLAVELLKKLIAEQVSVYRRTNVVKSEKFSEIIQSSMNRYLNGMLTNEQVIEELLKLAKDIASANAEGEKLGLTQEELAFYDALTKPQAIKDFYEHDELIAITKELTDTLRKNRTIDWQKKESARAGMRRLVKHLLKRHKYPPEGMEDAVKTVMSQCEMWTDNAQ; from the coding sequence ATGCCTTTCACCGAATCCAACTACGAAAACGCCGTATTACAGCTCTTTACCCAGAGCCTGGGCTATTCCTATGTTTACGGCCCGGATATTGAGCGGGACTACCACTCTCCGCTGTATGAGGATGAACTGCTGCCTGCTCTCCAGGTGGTCAATCCCACCATGCCTCGGGAGGCGTTGGATGACGCAGTGTACAAGCTCAAAAACTTTGAGTCTGGATCTCTGTTGCAGAAAAATATGGTCTTTACCGACTATCTGCAAAATGGTGTGCCGGTGAAGTATCTGATGAAGGGCGAAGAACGCTCCGGACTGGTGTATCTGGTGGACTACCAGCATTCGGAAAACAACAGCTTTACCGCTATCAACCAGTGGACGGTCATTGAAAACAGTGAAAAACGAGCCGATATTGTCTTGTTTGTCAACGGCCTGCCGCTGGTGGTCGTGGAGCTGAAATCTCCCTCCCGTGAGGAAACCGATGCTTCCGCCGCTTATCGCCAGCTGCGGAACTACATGCATGAGATTCCGTCCTTGTTCATCTACAATCAGGTCTGCGTCATGAGCGACATGACCACCTCCAAGGCGGGCACCATCACCTCCGGCGAGGACCGCTTCATGGCCTGGAAAACCAAGGACGGCAGCTACGAGAACACTCAGGCTGCCCAGTTCGACACCTTCTTTGAGGGCATCTTCGAGAAGCGGCGCTTCCTGGATATACTCCAGAACTTTATCTGCTTCAACGTGGACGGCGCCAACACCTTTAAGGTCTTGGCAGGCTATCACCAGTATTTCGCGGTGAAAAAGGCCATTGAATCCACCCGGCACGCCACCGTCACCGACGGTAAGGGTGGCGTGTTCTGGCACACCCAGGGAAGCGGTAAGTCTCTGTCCATGGTGTTCTATGCCCATTATCTGCAAAAGGCACTGGAGAGCCCCACCATTGTGGTTATCACCGACCGCAATGATCTGGACAACCAGCTGTATGGCCAGTTCTCACGGTGCAAGGATTTTCTGCGCCAGACACCCCAGCAGGCGGAAAGCCGCCAGAATTTGCAGGAACTGCTGGCGGGCCGTCAGGCAAACGGTATCATCTTCACCACCATGCAGAAGTTCGAGGAGACCGGCGAGCCGTTGTCGGAACGCCGGAACATCGTGGTCATGGCGGATGAGGCCCATCGCGGGCAGTACGGCCTTACCGAAAAGGTCATCACCAAGCAAAATGAAAAAGGCGAACTGGAGGTCAAAACCTCCATCGGCACGGCCCGCATCATCCGCGACAGCCTGCCCAATGCTACATACATCGGCTTTACCGGTACTCCCATTTCCTCTAAAGACCGCAGCACCCGGGAAGTGTTCGGCGACTATATCGACATCTACGATATGACCCAGGCAGTGGAGGATGGAGCTACCCGCCCAGTTTACTACGAAAGCCGCGTTATCCATTTGAAGCTGGACGAAAAGACCCTGCGACTGATCGATGCGGAATATGATTTGATGGCACAGAACGCGGACCCCTATGTTATCGAAAAAAGCAAGAAAGAGCTGGGACAGATGGAGGCCATTCTGGGGGCCGACCAGACCATTGCGTCCTTAGTGGATGATATCCTCGACCACTACGAGAATTACCGAGCCAACCTGCTCACCGGCAAAGCCATGATTGTGGCTTACTCTCGCCCCATTGCCATGAAAATCTATAAGCGCATTCTCCAGCTGCGCCCGGATTGGACCGAGAAAGTGGGCGTGGTGATGACCCAGGGCAACAATGATCCGGAAGAATGGCGGGAGATTATCGGCAACAAGTCCCATAAAGAGGAGCTTGCCCGCAAGTTCAAGGACAACAGTTCCCCCATGAAAATTGCCATCGTGGTGGACATGTGGTTGACGGGATTTGATGTACCCTCCCTGGCCACCATGTATGTGTATAAGCCCATGGCCGGGCATAACCTGATGCAGGCTATCGCCAGAGTGAACCGCGTTTTCCGTGACAAGGAAGGCGGCCTGGTAGTGGACTATGTGGGTATTGCTGCAGCCCTCAAGCAGGCGATGAACGACTATACCGTTCGGGATAAAAAGAACTACGGTGACCCGGACGTGAGCAAGGCTGCTTATCCCAAGTTCTTGGAAAAGCTGGAAGTGTGCCGCGACCTGTTCCACGGTTTTGACTACACTACCTTCATGACCGGCGATGACCTTGAAAAGGCACGGATGATTAGCGGTGGCGTCAACTTCCTACTGGGCAAATCGGTGGCAGAGCACAATTTGCCGGATAAGGAAAAAACACAGAACGTCTACATCAAAGAAGCTCTGCTGCTCAAACAGGCACTTTCCCTGTGCAGCAGTATGGTAGATGAGAAAATCCGCTTGGAAGCTGCCTATTTTGAAGCGGTGCGCACCATGCTTGTTCGCCTTACGACGGGTGGTGGAACCGGCAAAAAATTCACGTTGCCGGAAGTCAATCAGCGCATCAATGAGTTGCTGAAACACAGTATCAAGAGCGAAGGCGTTATCAATCTGTTCTCTGATGTGGGGAAAGAATTCTCTTTGTTCGATCCTAAGTTTTTGGATGAGATCTCCCATATGAAGGAGAAGAACCTGGCGGTAGAGTTGCTGAAAAAGCTGATTGCTGAGCAGGTTTCAGTCTATCGGCGTACCAATGTGGTGAAGTCGGAGAAGTTCTCCGAAATCATCCAGAGCTCCATGAACCGGTATCTCAACGGTATGCTGACGAACGAACAGGTCATTGAAGAGCTCCTGAAGCTGGCCAAAGATATTGCCTCGGCCAATGCAGAAGGCGAAAAGCTGGGACTTACCCAAGAAGAACTGGCCTTCTATGATGCCTTAACCAAACCCCAGGCCATCAAGGATTTTTACGAGCATGACGAGCTGATTGCTATCACAAAAGAGCTGACGGATACGTTGCGCAAAAACCGCACCATTGACTGGCAGAAGAAAGAAAGCGCCCGCGCTGGAATGCGCAGATTGGTAAAACATTTGCTGAAGAGACATAAGTATCCGCCGGAAGGCATGGAAGATGCGGTAAAGACCGTTATGAGCCAGTGCGAGATGTGGACGGATAATGCGCAATGA
- a CDS encoding restriction endonuclease subunit S, translating into MKYETFRFDEVTINFDRKRIPLSAKQRSERHGTYRYFGAQGVIDYVNDYIFDGTYLLIAEDGENLKSQKQNIAQIAKGKFWVNNHAHIVQTNERCDLRYLHYLINSMDLSGYITGSAQPKLSQANLNAVTLQLPIIDEQEKTVAILGALDDKIELNNKINDNLQKQVKAIYHVMFVDTPNAARNTCRADECFDISIGKTPPRKEPEWFSECSKDCVWVSISDMGASGLYIADSSEYLTQDAVQKFNIRVVPDNTVLLSFKLTVGRVAITDGEVTTNEAIAHFKTDKPEINEYLYCYLKAFNFETMGSTSSIATAVNSKIIKAMPFVIPDDKELEKFHAIAAPCFALIKENQRENKRLAKIRDNLLPKLMSGEIDLSTIQI; encoded by the coding sequence ATGAAGTATGAGACCTTCCGCTTTGATGAAGTCACCATTAACTTTGATCGAAAAAGAATTCCGTTATCTGCAAAACAGCGTTCAGAACGCCACGGAACTTATAGATATTTCGGTGCACAAGGCGTCATTGATTATGTAAATGATTATATTTTTGATGGCACATATCTGCTGATTGCAGAAGATGGCGAAAATCTGAAATCCCAAAAGCAAAATATAGCCCAAATAGCCAAAGGAAAGTTTTGGGTAAACAATCATGCACATATTGTGCAAACAAATGAACGCTGTGATTTGCGGTACCTTCACTATCTTATCAACAGTATGGATTTATCGGGATATATTACAGGATCAGCCCAGCCTAAGCTCAGCCAAGCTAATTTGAACGCAGTCACACTACAGCTCCCCATTATTGATGAACAAGAAAAGACAGTGGCGATTCTTGGCGCATTGGATGATAAGATTGAACTGAACAATAAGATTAACGATAATTTGCAGAAGCAAGTTAAAGCTATTTATCATGTAATGTTTGTAGATACCCCAAATGCCGCTCGTAATACCTGCCGCGCAGATGAGTGTTTTGATATTTCTATCGGAAAAACGCCTCCGCGGAAAGAGCCCGAATGGTTTTCTGAATGTTCCAAAGATTGTGTCTGGGTTTCAATATCAGATATGGGGGCAAGCGGTTTGTACATTGCAGACAGTTCGGAATATCTGACCCAAGATGCTGTCCAAAAATTTAATATCAGAGTTGTTCCTGATAACACTGTGCTGTTGAGTTTCAAACTTACTGTAGGCCGCGTTGCTATTACAGATGGAGAAGTAACTACGAATGAAGCAATTGCGCACTTCAAAACAGATAAGCCAGAAATCAATGAGTATTTGTACTGCTACCTTAAGGCGTTCAATTTTGAAACAATGGGTAGCACATCATCTATCGCCACAGCAGTAAATTCGAAAATTATTAAAGCGATGCCATTCGTTATACCAGACGATAAAGAATTGGAAAAATTCCATGCGATTGCAGCTCCTTGTTTTGCATTAATTAAAGAGAATCAACGCGAAAATAAACGACTGGCTAAGATTCGTGATAATTTGCTGCCAAAATTAATGTCTGGTGAGATTGACTTGTCCACAATTCAAATATGA
- a CDS encoding class I SAM-dependent DNA methyltransferase codes for MADKNTSNIGFEKQIWDAACVLRGNIDASEYKSVVLGLIFLKYISDRFEAKYKELVAEGDGFEEDKDEYTAENIFFVPEDARWSVIAAAAHTPEIGTVIDEAMRSIEKENKRLKDILPKNFARPELDKRRLGEVVDLFTNIQMMEHGDSKDILGRTYEYCLSKFAEQEGKLAGEFYTPSCVVRTLVEILQPYNGRVYDPCCGSGGMFVQSAKFIENHGGNINKISVFGQDSNPTTWKMAQMNLAIRGIEADLGKFNADTFFNDCHPQLKADFIMANPPFNLSDWGQEKLLDDVRWQYGTPPAGNANFAWMQHMIWHLAPNGRIGMVLANGSLSSQSGGEGEIRKNIINADLVDCIVAMPSQLFYTTQIPVSLWFLAKNKKQKGKTLFIDARKMGTMVTRKLRELTDEDIQKLADTYNAFVDGKLEDVKGFCAVATTEEIAKQDYILTPGRYVGIEEQQDDGEPFEDKMERLTKELSGLFQKSHELEAQIKERLGAIGYEV; via the coding sequence ATGGCAGATAAAAACACCAGTAACATTGGTTTTGAAAAGCAGATTTGGGACGCCGCCTGCGTGCTGCGCGGCAATATCGACGCTTCGGAGTATAAATCTGTTGTGTTGGGCCTGATTTTCTTGAAATACATCTCTGACCGGTTTGAGGCCAAGTATAAGGAACTGGTAGCAGAGGGCGACGGATTTGAAGAGGATAAAGACGAATATACCGCCGAGAATATCTTCTTTGTGCCAGAGGACGCCCGTTGGAGCGTGATTGCCGCTGCGGCCCATACGCCGGAGATCGGAACGGTCATTGACGAGGCCATGCGCAGCATTGAAAAGGAGAACAAACGGCTGAAAGACATCCTGCCCAAGAACTTTGCCCGCCCGGAGCTGGACAAACGCCGCCTGGGCGAGGTTGTGGACCTGTTCACCAATATCCAGATGATGGAGCATGGCGACAGCAAGGATATCCTGGGCCGCACCTATGAATACTGCCTGTCCAAGTTCGCTGAGCAGGAAGGCAAGCTGGCCGGTGAATTCTATACGCCGTCCTGCGTGGTGCGCACGCTGGTGGAGATTTTGCAGCCCTACAATGGCCGTGTGTACGACCCCTGCTGCGGTAGCGGCGGTATGTTTGTGCAGTCGGCCAAGTTCATCGAGAATCACGGCGGAAACATCAACAAGATTTCGGTTTTCGGCCAGGACTCCAACCCCACCACCTGGAAGATGGCCCAGATGAACCTGGCCATTCGGGGCATTGAGGCCGACCTGGGTAAGTTCAACGCTGATACCTTCTTTAATGATTGCCACCCCCAGTTGAAAGCGGACTTCATCATGGCTAACCCGCCGTTCAATTTGTCCGACTGGGGCCAAGAAAAACTGCTGGACGATGTGCGCTGGCAGTACGGTACGCCGCCTGCAGGCAACGCCAACTTTGCTTGGATGCAGCACATGATTTGGCATCTGGCCCCCAACGGCCGTATTGGCATGGTACTGGCCAATGGTTCTCTATCTTCCCAGAGCGGTGGCGAAGGTGAAATCCGCAAGAATATCATCAACGCAGATTTGGTGGACTGCATTGTAGCCATGCCGTCCCAGCTGTTCTACACCACTCAGATTCCCGTTTCGCTGTGGTTTCTGGCCAAGAACAAAAAGCAGAAAGGCAAGACCCTGTTCATCGATGCCCGGAAGATGGGAACCATGGTCACCCGAAAACTGCGGGAGCTGACCGATGAGGACATCCAAAAGCTAGCCGATACCTACAATGCCTTCGTAGATGGTAAGCTGGAAGATGTCAAAGGATTCTGTGCCGTGGCTACCACCGAAGAGATTGCCAAGCAAGACTATATCCTTACCCCGGGCCGGTATGTGGGCATTGAGGAGCAGCAGGATGACGGCGAACCCTTCGAGGACAAGATGGAACGCCTGACCAAGGAGTTGTCGGGATTGTTCCAGAAATCCCACGAACTGGAGGCGCAAATCAAGGAGCGACTGGGGGCGATTGGGTATGAAGTATGA
- a CDS encoding helix-turn-helix domain-containing protein, producing the protein MAVSYKRLWKLLIDRDMKKKDLCAKAGISSASITKMGKNGHVTTEILLKICTALNCRIEDIMEIVPDDKDST; encoded by the coding sequence ATGGCTGTTAGTTATAAAAGGCTTTGGAAGCTTCTGATTGACAGAGACATGAAGAAGAAAGATTTATGTGCAAAAGCCGGAATCAGTTCTGCTTCCATCACAAAAATGGGAAAGAATGGCCACGTTACAACCGAAATCCTTTTGAAAATATGCACCGCGTTAAATTGCAGGATTGAGGACATCATGGAAATTGTACCTGATGATAAGGATAGCACCTGA